From the Billgrantia sulfidoxydans genome, one window contains:
- a CDS encoding ATPase — protein MNIQTFRDVIEWTRALHEHLTRCLKHCSTQQEEQRAKWLLTYLADHEAALKEVVAGFEKQADPKALNTWLYDYISYAPIKPHLSCSAPYAKMSFDEICQEIFDLHNQVIDFYRYLEGRAEIPETRDLIGELLQLEQHEAMRLFHQTNRSRDL, from the coding sequence ATGAACATTCAGACATTTCGTGACGTGATCGAGTGGACGCGTGCACTGCATGAACACCTGACCCGGTGCCTGAAGCACTGCTCAACGCAGCAGGAAGAACAGCGAGCCAAGTGGCTACTGACATATCTAGCGGATCACGAGGCGGCCCTGAAAGAGGTCGTGGCAGGTTTCGAGAAGCAAGCTGATCCCAAGGCATTGAATACCTGGCTATACGATTATATATCCTATGCCCCTATCAAGCCTCACCTATCGTGTAGCGCGCCCTATGCGAAAATGAGCTTCGACGAGATCTGTCAGGAAATCTTCGACCTCCACAATCAGGTCATCGATTTCTATCGCTATCTTGAGGGGCGCGCCGAGATTCCCGAGACGCGTGATCTGATCGGTGAGTTGCTGCAACTGGAACAGCATGAAGCGATGCGCCTTTTCCACCAGACCAACCGCTCCAGGGATCTCTAA
- a CDS encoding DUF305 domain-containing protein, giving the protein MKQGDEHNSHMRSMYLRFGAMILTAMVVMYGMMFVSAWEWSHVRWSESRFFMALSMGGTMGLVMLGWMLNMYQNVKINVAIIVISLLFLGGAVFLDRSQTTVQDNSFMSAMIPHHSMAILRSERAEIRDFRVCELAVDISEAQRREILEMDWLIEDIKKNGPARNAEEAEARPVPEFEVSADRQCGAE; this is encoded by the coding sequence ATGAAACAAGGAGACGAGCATAACTCTCATATGCGTTCCATGTACCTACGCTTTGGGGCGATGATCCTGACGGCGATGGTGGTCATGTACGGTATGATGTTCGTTAGCGCTTGGGAATGGAGTCACGTTCGATGGAGCGAGAGTCGATTTTTCATGGCGCTGTCCATGGGCGGGACCATGGGGTTGGTCATGTTGGGTTGGATGCTCAACATGTACCAAAATGTCAAAATCAATGTGGCCATAATTGTAATAAGCCTGTTGTTTCTCGGAGGAGCGGTTTTTCTTGATCGAAGCCAGACGACCGTGCAGGACAACTCGTTCATGAGCGCAATGATTCCTCACCACTCCATGGCAATCCTTCGGTCAGAGCGAGCCGAAATAAGGGATTTTCGGGTGTGTGAGTTAGCGGTCGATATCAGCGAGGCGCAGCGGCGTGAGATATTGGAAATGGATTGGCTTATAGAAGATATAAAGAAAAACGGACCTGCAAGAAACGCAGAGGAAGCTGAGGCAAGGCCCGTTCCCGAGTTCGAGGTTAGCGCAGATCGCCAGTGCGGGGCCGAATGA
- a CDS encoding heavy metal sensor histidine kinase, which translates to MILCPLSLTTRLATLFSLLVAGLLLLLGLSLEHLIRGHFDDIDQMELTAKLSMIENLLARADSPTALDTLPRYLDDVLTSHANLSVSIRDEAGRILYAHQPEFLAPVKNGDVSPPSARWSVASHEFIGREVQQYLPLPVPAPVQVLLGLDITHHAHFLEDIRRYLWTGIAMAALLTALFGWLVARQGLAPLKRITATASRLSAERLGERLDLQATPPEMLELANAFNGMLNRLEADFQRLSEFSADIAHELRTPVSNLLTETQVALSRPRNSEEYQDTLHSNLEELERLARMIADMLFLAKADHGLLPNPAESVHLEQEVAALLEFYDALAEEKQVKMQASGVATITGDRLMLRRAIANLLSNALRHTHAGGTVTVLIESCIDAVRLSVRNIGDTIPSDQLSRLFERFHRADNIRSHHGEGAGLGLAITRSILKAHGGEITVSSNDGVTTFSLAIPHAGTQALSRWA; encoded by the coding sequence ATGATCCTCTGCCCGCTCTCCCTGACGACTCGGCTAGCCACGCTCTTCTCGCTGTTGGTAGCAGGCCTGCTGCTGCTGCTTGGGCTCTCGCTCGAGCATCTGATTCGGGGTCACTTCGATGACATCGATCAGATGGAATTGACAGCAAAACTGAGCATGATTGAAAACCTGCTTGCCCGAGCCGACAGCCCCACCGCACTGGATACACTGCCCAGGTACCTCGATGACGTGCTAACGAGTCATGCCAACCTTTCCGTGTCCATTCGCGATGAAGCGGGACGGATACTCTACGCCCACCAACCGGAGTTTCTCGCACCGGTAAAAAATGGGGACGTTAGCCCACCTAGCGCCCGCTGGAGCGTGGCGAGCCATGAATTCATTGGCCGTGAGGTTCAGCAATACCTCCCCCTACCCGTACCTGCTCCCGTACAAGTCCTGCTGGGGCTGGATATCACGCATCACGCGCACTTTCTCGAGGACATCCGTCGATACCTCTGGACTGGCATTGCGATGGCCGCCCTGCTGACGGCCTTGTTCGGCTGGCTGGTCGCCCGTCAAGGCCTGGCTCCGCTCAAGCGGATCACCGCCACCGCCAGCCGGCTTTCCGCCGAGCGCCTGGGTGAGCGGCTCGATCTCCAAGCCACCCCGCCGGAAATGCTCGAGCTGGCCAACGCATTCAATGGGATGCTGAACAGACTGGAAGCCGACTTTCAACGGCTCAGCGAGTTCTCGGCGGATATTGCTCATGAGCTGCGCACCCCGGTGTCGAACCTGCTCACCGAGACCCAAGTAGCCCTGTCTCGGCCACGCAACTCAGAGGAATATCAAGACACTCTTCATTCCAACCTGGAGGAGCTCGAGCGTCTGGCCCGAATGATTGCCGACATGCTGTTCCTGGCCAAGGCCGACCATGGGCTTCTGCCCAATCCAGCCGAGTCGGTTCACCTGGAGCAGGAAGTCGCCGCCTTGCTGGAGTTCTATGACGCCCTCGCCGAGGAAAAGCAGGTCAAGATGCAGGCCAGCGGTGTCGCCACCATTACAGGTGACCGCCTAATGCTGCGTCGAGCGATCGCTAACCTGCTTTCCAATGCACTTCGGCATACCCATGCGGGGGGCACCGTCACCGTCTTGATCGAGTCTTGCATCGATGCAGTTCGTCTTTCGGTTCGAAACATTGGCGACACCATCCCTTCCGATCAGCTTTCGCGACTGTTCGAACGCTTCCATCGCGCCGACAATATCCGCAGCCACCATGGTGAGGGAGCTGGGCTTGGCCTCGCCATTACCCGGTCTATCCTCAAGGCTCACGGTGGCGAGATCACGGTTTCCTCCAACGACGGCGTAACCACCTTCAGCCTGGCCATCCCACATGCCGGCACTCAAGCTCTGTCCCGTTGGGCCTGA
- a CDS encoding heavy metal response regulator transcription factor has protein sequence MKILIVEDEPKTGDYLAQGLREAGFVVDLARDGLDGLHLAQNEDYDLLLLDVMLPGLDGWSILQVVRRSGQDVPVLFLTARDDVDDRVRGLELGADDYLVKPFAFSELLARIRSLLRRGKAREAEVFRAADLELDLLRRRVTRAGERIELTAKEFALLELLIRRQGEVLPRSLIASQVWDMNFDSDTNVIDVAVRRLRAKVDGPYPDKLIRTVRGMGYVLESGYGQ, from the coding sequence ATGAAGATATTGATCGTTGAGGATGAGCCAAAAACCGGTGACTATCTGGCGCAGGGCCTTAGAGAAGCCGGTTTCGTCGTCGACCTGGCCCGTGATGGTCTGGATGGCCTGCACCTGGCTCAGAACGAAGACTATGACCTACTGCTTCTAGACGTGATGCTGCCGGGTCTGGACGGCTGGAGCATTCTGCAGGTAGTGCGCCGATCCGGTCAGGATGTTCCCGTGTTGTTCCTGACGGCTCGAGACGATGTCGATGACCGAGTACGCGGGCTCGAGCTCGGCGCGGATGACTATCTCGTCAAGCCGTTTGCCTTTTCCGAGCTACTGGCACGAATCCGGTCGCTGCTACGCCGCGGCAAGGCACGCGAAGCGGAAGTGTTCCGCGCCGCCGATCTTGAGCTCGACCTGCTGCGACGACGAGTCACCCGAGCCGGGGAGCGTATCGAGCTCACCGCGAAGGAGTTCGCTCTCCTTGAGCTCTTGATTCGCCGTCAGGGAGAAGTCCTGCCCCGCTCACTGATCGCCTCGCAGGTGTGGGACATGAACTTCGACAGCGACACCAACGTCATCGACGTTGCCGTCAGGCGGCTGCGTGCCAAGGTTGACGGCCCTTACCCCGACAAGTTGATCCGGACCGTACGCGGCATGGGATACGTACTGGAGTCGGGGTACGGCCAATGA
- a CDS encoding TolC family protein, protein MLGTALLLPLPALSGPILSLSEAERLARRDDPATLRYQELAEARREASVSARQLPDPALIMEVMDVARDGFSLEDDTMTQLRVGVRQTFPRGDSRRLAGDREGAMAQAEAARGSNAERAVVRSVRRAYLSLHEQRGMLEVLEQSQSLFEDLRQITEREFASGFAEQQDLLRAELELDRLSDRLLAVQAQEAAAMAQLARWVGQQDAVRPLPTQPPELAEPAGDLLGHPLLAVEQAIVAAGEHDVELVRQGYRPQWSVELNYGTPTERGMGMPDRLSAMVMVDLPLFTRQRQDRDLAASVHRREAAQHAWDEQVREMQRQLDETQARWARLHERELRYAQRLLPQAKDNAEAAEHGYRNGTTDFNAFVRARLIELETRIEAIRVATQRRLEQVDLLYLLGENV, encoded by the coding sequence ATGCTGGGCACAGCGCTTTTGTTACCTCTCCCGGCGTTATCGGGGCCGATACTGTCGCTCAGTGAAGCGGAGCGACTTGCCCGAAGGGATGATCCTGCCACGCTCCGCTATCAGGAATTGGCCGAGGCACGCCGCGAGGCCTCCGTTTCCGCCAGGCAGCTCCCCGACCCGGCGCTGATCATGGAAGTCATGGATGTGGCCCGGGACGGCTTCTCGCTCGAAGACGACACCATGACCCAGCTGCGCGTCGGCGTGCGCCAGACGTTTCCCCGAGGCGACAGCCGCAGGCTGGCGGGTGACCGGGAAGGGGCCATGGCTCAGGCCGAAGCGGCGCGCGGCAGCAATGCGGAGCGCGCTGTCGTGCGCTCAGTGCGGCGTGCCTACCTATCGCTTCACGAGCAGCGCGGGATGCTCGAGGTCCTCGAACAGAGTCAATCCCTGTTCGAGGATTTGCGCCAAATCACCGAGCGTGAGTTCGCCTCCGGTTTCGCCGAGCAGCAGGACCTGCTGCGCGCCGAGCTGGAACTGGATCGGCTGAGCGATCGTCTGCTGGCCGTTCAGGCTCAGGAAGCCGCGGCGATGGCCCAACTGGCGCGCTGGGTCGGCCAGCAGGATGCGGTACGGCCCTTGCCCACCCAACCTCCCGAGCTGGCCGAGCCGGCTGGGGATCTGCTGGGGCATCCGTTACTGGCAGTGGAGCAGGCCATCGTTGCCGCGGGGGAGCACGATGTCGAACTGGTGCGGCAGGGCTACAGGCCCCAGTGGTCGGTCGAGCTCAACTATGGCACCCCGACGGAGCGGGGCATGGGCATGCCGGATCGCCTCTCGGCGATGGTCATGGTGGATCTCCCGCTCTTTACGCGACAGCGCCAGGACCGCGATCTAGCGGCCAGCGTGCATCGGCGTGAAGCGGCGCAGCATGCCTGGGACGAGCAGGTCCGCGAGATGCAGCGTCAGCTCGATGAGACCCAGGCTCGGTGGGCACGGCTGCATGAGCGTGAGCTCCGCTATGCGCAGCGCCTCCTGCCGCAGGCCAAGGACAATGCCGAGGCCGCCGAGCATGGCTATCGCAACGGCACCACCGATTTCAATGCCTTCGTGCGTGCGCGCCTGATCGAGCTGGAAACACGCATCGAGGCAATCCGCGTCGCCACGCAGCGCCGCCTAGAGCAGGTGGATCTGCTTTACCTGTTGGGAGAGAACGTATGA
- a CDS encoding efflux RND transporter periplasmic adaptor subunit, with product MKALAFVVLFGVGAVAGGAAVSWWPDSYGHVAVAAGTANEEREILYYRHPHNPSVTSPEPRKDEMGMDFIPIYAGGGDALPGTVSISPVVQQNLNVRIGSVARGDLARLVETVGFVDYDESRLSHVHLRTQGWIEDLSVRTTGERVEEGQLLFRLYSPELVNAQEELLHVVRRGGSASSARERLRALGVSAAEVAEIERAGQPRRLISVRAGQGGVVEALNVREGMYVTPGTEVMTIADLSQVWVIADLFEHQVDAVARGDAAHVKLPFRPGERLEGRVDYIYPSLNSPTRTVQVRLAFDNPGERLKPGMYADVQLTTRPLQGVLYLPAEAVIRTGRQDRVILALGEGRFQAREVQVGRRANGDLEIIEGLKEGERVVLSGHFLLDSEASASAELGRMSEANEEEGDDEVWAEGRLLGIDYDARVLNVDHGPVPLLGWPAMVMEFAAAEDLGLDELHDDMAMRFRMREREEFVYEITAIEPMAHDH from the coding sequence ATGAAGGCCTTGGCGTTTGTCGTCCTGTTTGGTGTGGGGGCGGTGGCGGGGGGCGCTGCCGTGAGCTGGTGGCCGGATTCGTATGGGCATGTTGCCGTGGCAGCGGGCACGGCCAATGAGGAGAGAGAGATTCTTTACTACCGGCATCCGCATAACCCCTCCGTAACCTCTCCTGAGCCGCGCAAGGACGAGATGGGCATGGATTTTATTCCGATCTATGCGGGTGGCGGCGATGCGTTGCCCGGTACAGTGAGCATCAGCCCCGTAGTGCAGCAGAACCTTAACGTGCGCATCGGTTCCGTGGCTCGCGGCGATCTGGCACGCCTGGTCGAAACCGTCGGCTTTGTCGACTACGACGAATCGAGACTCAGCCACGTCCATCTGCGTACCCAGGGGTGGATCGAGGATCTCAGCGTGAGGACGACCGGAGAGCGAGTGGAGGAGGGGCAACTGCTGTTCCGCCTCTACTCGCCGGAACTGGTCAACGCCCAGGAAGAGTTGCTGCACGTGGTGCGGCGTGGTGGCAGTGCTTCTTCAGCCCGAGAGCGCCTCAGGGCGCTGGGGGTCAGTGCCGCTGAGGTTGCGGAGATCGAGCGGGCCGGCCAGCCGCGCCGACTGATCTCGGTCAGGGCTGGGCAGGGAGGTGTCGTGGAGGCGCTCAATGTGCGTGAAGGGATGTATGTCACGCCGGGCACAGAGGTAATGACGATTGCCGACCTCTCGCAGGTATGGGTGATTGCCGACCTGTTCGAGCATCAGGTGGACGCTGTTGCGCGAGGCGACGCCGCCCACGTGAAATTGCCTTTCCGCCCTGGCGAGCGTCTTGAAGGCAGGGTCGATTACATCTATCCGAGCCTCAACAGCCCGACCCGAACCGTTCAGGTACGCCTTGCCTTCGACAATCCCGGTGAGCGGCTCAAGCCGGGCATGTACGCCGATGTCCAGCTGACTACCCGCCCGCTTCAGGGTGTGCTTTACCTTCCGGCCGAAGCAGTGATCCGCACCGGCCGGCAAGATCGCGTGATCCTGGCGCTGGGGGAGGGGCGCTTCCAGGCTCGCGAAGTGCAGGTAGGGCGTCGTGCCAACGGCGACCTCGAGATCATCGAAGGGCTCAAGGAAGGAGAGCGTGTCGTTCTCTCCGGTCACTTCCTGCTCGACTCGGAAGCGTCGGCGAGCGCGGAGCTCGGCAGGATGAGCGAAGCGAATGAGGAAGAGGGTGATGACGAAGTGTGGGCCGAGGGACGCCTGCTTGGCATCGATTACGACGCCCGCGTACTGAATGTCGACCATGGACCTGTTCCGCTGCTCGGCTGGCCGGCGATGGTCATGGAATTTGCCGCAGCCGAAGACCTCGGGCTCGATGAGCTGCACGACGATATGGCGATGCGCTTCCGTATGCGTGAGCGAGAAGAATTCGTCTACGAAATCACCGCCATTGAGCCGATGGCTCACGACCACTGA